From one Rosa rugosa chromosome 4, drRosRugo1.1, whole genome shotgun sequence genomic stretch:
- the LOC133742150 gene encoding separase isoform X3, with product MASATETLLSKLESADSAGIHRLISDYLNPFADLHKKKTSTDHQTLQRSLAKKFTPFLNRALAILPKRLADPSKLDAKFAPELFDIYRLCLDSMDAVSSQFSGKPYKFHIQRIRLVYAFEAWGRHKDAESEALRVLKSFKAIELGTKPVNLDRRFVPGVEQGGCDKEFGALLGEVVWMLAKCASLIQSQEAEVYERLLCMVEELGPWFRVLDETVHDKVHRQLAIYLERCTLFLVRELSSLGANLVCKFCRITVSEYAKSSIKDHMFKCARRICSAVFSLQETSSSLISNTLLCLFDSLVDECKAEVEYSGKDFIELIAYCANKCRTASTNLSGTMRSHSKKLITHFDQDPPLNLILRLYATGLHYIDCSIKSKDEDLTSPGGAIRMLLDDEDTMTDLSDCLDSLESYFQIGTNDISKSGFSMSHVQKDLKDYLLPYFNALEFLCHPLVDLVYSGKKQIFADNGAASVSSELCVIQGAFHQLYDLFLSLQTITCEIDIDGFKHNSILRASVAAFILSTRTKLNMQKSAQILNHVITSEWIQLDGLKHIYVSLYNTGTRLYKNKELNEASEALKLSCKASWTRVIHLCELFAGKLKVASADPSEDTILDVLNESCTGSAFLLDILNQVDNHEVKRAMAECLETWSIAANLFGRLPGPMSVVKQWVKMECKCCNNMHIEDSGPTLYSLLSSSKKISKKTTEIILEQGLLAYEKMYAVNPEFCQKMQMQIINILLQDVYVTPDSWLQKARILVRKGRALKLSGIEGLKDCIHCLSEAISSLQSKMYNNTSIHQTSPRHELAVAYCLRALCTQEDEPQSEKMFQDIRAALDAWLGISTTDMCSPDDNCSPDDKCLMVSENTMMLLYNIIDLLSIKGHMDYYHDIYRLLIRLFNWKNIPLEKCLVRLWECRRVSHALCTSPVNDALIMSLSDHFGELPKSIDFWIDYLKGSQQLVIGFQHNFSFLFTNLPWGPCNHASLFRCEITVDEVKKAALELISSVPVSSESAYVAAYLYYDLCERLVSNGQLVEALSYAMEAHQLRLELFQKKFAYSFVRKAEKYNETRDTYQKFTLEDHNLEVKRSVAREVWSFDTSSCNLENCYLSPYNVLQCYLESTLQVGIIHEIVGNGAEAEVVLQWGKTISCSQSLPLFAVAFCSVLGKLYHKKQLWDLAEKELQSANQYLKASAKDISCVKCRLMQKATVKLNLGDLYQSKFYSSRSASLEKLSYAESLYKSALTKLNLSEWQNSVSCPGQTVLKEVGYSAGSISSHFAETKVEPKSKIEAKKSRTKNARKPVGRDQGSVPEYNLRSTRSRCQSSQNQSVRGTGVQVGHPKHLKRSTECDSSDNLSNNDFLLDLKTCEVSYGSDLTCICNKMRCWHCLPMEVMESGLLKNFVDLKWEYVRRRLSLRLLTGLGNCLENQGQIHETNEFILQSILILVSRNPFCITTSSIPSTSLLDLMAKEIPGDVLSVERAEVLYSICWLSLKIRSKNTRVIFSDLPHIHLPKLVSWLMLAFVLCREVPVLFQKVSRLLAAIFLLSASSELFSLSSSCKKLHENHWASYFHQASIGTHLNYQFFTKVSERCKLQHLLNGEGAHVAGSCLVSETQKLHRVAPESIQDLEEFVTEFFSGLPCTTIICISVLGGPYASLLQELLCFPSRMHAWILVSRLNSKNQPISMLLPVDSVLEGDSDDVSYTGIKDWHCPWGSTVVDDVAPEFRLILEGTHSSSVKHPVQDTNEKKLNWWVQRKNFDRRLGKFLKNLEDSWFGTWKLVLLGEWSNCKQLDLVHKKLVRNLKSKCKMEIDESLLKVILGGSKYAFEGGARVTQLCLKKGSYVSKVGYLEEEKCMASCNDSNGGENLSELASKLVLEAVNELEGLHSSLNIEPTILVVDYEVQMLPWENLPILRNQEVYRMPSVGSISATANRNYHNQDQVQSIVTSFPLIDPLDAFYLLNPSGDLNYTQNEFETWFRDQNLEGKAGCAPPAEELAVALKSHDLFMYFGHGCGQQYIPRREIQRLEHCAATLLMGCSSGSLKLNGCYVPQGTPLSYLLAGSPVIVANLWDVTDRDIDRFAKSMLDSWLKARSSPCVSCAQCNKKVTKKKLATNLSCEHRPKVGSFMSEARKTCQLPFLIGAAPVCYGVPTGIWKKEL from the exons ATGGCCTCCGCCACCGAAACTCTCCTCTCCAAGCTCGAATCCGCCGATTCCGCCGGGATTCATCGCCTCATCTCCGACTACCTAAACCCATTCGCCGACCTTCACAAAAAGAAGACCTCAACCGACCACCAAACCCTACAACGCTCTCTCGCCAAAAAATTCACCCCCTTCCTCAACCGCGCCTTAGCCATCCTCCCCAAACGGCTCGCCGATCCGTCAAAGCTAGATGCCAAATTTGCCCCCGAATTGTTCGATATCTACCGCCTCTGCCTCGACTCCATGGACGCCGTCTCCTCCCAATTTTCCGGCAAGCCCTACAAGTTTCACATCCAGAGGATCCGGTTGGTTTATGCATTCGAGGCCTGGGGCCGCCACAAGGATGCCGAGTCCGAGGCGCTTAGGGTTTTGAAGAGCTTCAAGGCGATTGAATTGGGAACGAAACCGGTGAATTTGGACCGTAGATTTGTGCCAGGTGTCGAGCAGGGAGGCTGCGATAAGGAGTTTGGGGCTTTGCTTGGAGAAGTGGTGTGGATGCTAGCCAAGTGTGCTTCGTTAATTCAAAGCCAGGAAGCCGAGGTGTATGAGCGGCTGCTTTGTATGGTTGAGGAGTTGGGACCTTGGTTTAG GGTGTTAGATGAAACTGTACATGACAAGGTGCACAGACAGCTTGCCATTTATCTCGAGAGGTGTACTCTTTTTTTAGTCCGGGAGCTATCATCCTTGGGAGCAAATCTCGTATGCAAGTTCTGCCGCATAACAGTGAGCGAGTATGCAAAGTCATCCATCAAAGATCATATGTTCAAG TGCGCCCGTCGAATATGTTCAGCTGTATTTTCATTACAAGAGACTAGTTCCTCATTGATCAGTAACACATTGTTATGCTTGTTTGACTCCCTTGTTGATGAATGCAAG GCTGAGGTCGAATATTCAGGAAAAGATTTTATTGAACTTATTGCTTATTGTGCCAATAAGTGTCGAACTGCAAGTACAAATCTTTCTGGTACTATGAGATCTCattcaaaaaaattaataactCACTTTGATCAG GATCCACCTTTAAATTTGATTCTAAGACTTTATGCTACTGGTTTGCACTACATTGATTGTAGTATAAAGTCAAAGGATGAGGATCTTACATCTCCTGGAGGTGCAATTAGAATGTTGCTTGATGATGAGGATACAATGACTGATTTGTCAGATTGTCTTGATTCATTAGAAAGTTATTTCCAAATTGGTACAAATGATATTTCCAAAAGTGGGTTTTCCATGAGTCACGTGCAGAAGGATTTAAAGGATTATCTTCTGCCTTATTTTAATGCATTGGAGTTCTTATGCCATCCACTTGTTGACTTAGTATATTCGGGAAAGAAACAGATTTTTGCTGATAATGGAGCTGCCTCTGTTTCTAGTGAACTGTGTGTTATCCAGGGTGCATTTCATCAGTTATATGATTTGTTCCTTTCTTTACAAAC AATTACTTGTGAGATAGATATAGATGGATTTAAGCACAACAGCATCCTTCGTGCTTCTGTGGCTGCTTTTATACTTTCCACCAGAACGAAGCTTAACATGCAG AAGAGTGCACAAATACTGAACCATGTCATTACCAGTGAATGGATTCAACTTGATGGTCTAAAGCATATATATGTCTCTCTCTACAATACTGGTACACGTTTGTACAAAAACAAGGAGCTGAATGAG GCTTCAGAGGCTTTGAAGCTTTCCTGCAAGGCATCTTGGACTCGTGTTATACATCTCTGTGAACTGTTTGCAGGCAAATTAAAGGTCGCCAGTGCTGATCCTTCTGAAGATACTATTTTAGATGTCTTGAATGAGTCGTGTACAGGAAGTGCTTTTCTATTGGATATTCTTAACCAAGTTGATAATCATGAGGTGAAAAGAGCTATGGCAGAGTGCCTTGAAACTTGGTCTATTGCAGCAAATTTGTTTGGGAGGCTGCCAGGTCCAATGTCTGTGGTGAAGCAGTGGGTTAAG ATGGAATGTAAATGCTGTAACAATATGCATATTGAGGATAGCGGTCCAACCTTATACAGTCTGCTGTCATCTTCTAAGAAAATATCAAAGAAGACAACTGAGATAATCTTGGAGCAG GGACTTCTTGCTTACGAGAAAATGTATGCTGTGAACCCCGAGTTTTGTCAGAAGATGCAAATGCAAATTATAAACATACTACTGCAAGATGTGTATGTGACACCAGACAGTTGGTTACAAAAAGCAAGAATTTTAGTGAGAAAGGGAAGAGCGTTAAAACTTTCTGGGATCGAAGGTCTAAAAGACTGTATTCATTGTTTATCAGAAGCAATATCTTCACTT CAGAGTAAGATGTACAATAACACCAGTATCCATCAAACATCTCCTCGCCATGAATTAGCTGTGGCATATTGCTTACGCGCGCTTTGTACCCAGGAGGATGAACCACAATCAGAG AAAATGTTTCAAGATATCCGTGCTGCCCTTGATGCATGGTTGGGCATTTCTACTACAGACATGTGCTCTCCAGATGACAATTGCTCTCCAGATGACAAATGTTTAATGGTGTCTGAAAATACGATGATGCTCCTATACAATATTATTGATTTGTTGTCTATCAAG GGTCACATGGATTATTACCATGATATATATAGGCTTTTGATTAGATTATTTAACTGGAAAAATATCCCGTTAGAGAAGTGCTTGGTCAGATTGTGGGAGTGCAGGAGAGTTAGTCATGCCCTTTGTACTTCACCTGTTAATGATGCACTCATCATGAGCTTATCAGATCATTTTGGTGAACTTCCAAAGTCTATTGATTTTTGGATAGATTATCTTAAAGGATCCCAACAATTGGTAATAGGCTTCCAACATAATTTCTCATTTCTATTTACAAATTTACCTTGGGGCCCATGCAATCATGCAAGCTTGTTCCGATGTGAAATCACAGTTGATGAAGTTAAAAAAGCTGCTCTTGAACTTATTTCAAGT GTTCCTGTATCAAGTGAGTCGGCTTATGTAGCTGCATATCTCTACTATGATTTATGTGAAAGACTAGTTTCAAATGGACAGTTAGTTGAG GCTCTATCATATGCAATGGAAGCTCACCAGTTACGCCTTGAACTATTCCAAAAGAAGTTTGCGTACTCTTTCGTACGAAAGGCTGAAAAGTACAATGAAACTAGGGATACCTATCAGAAGTTTACACTCGAAGATCATAATCTGGAAGTTAAACGATCAGTTGCCCGTGAAGTTTGGTCCTTTGACACCAGTTCATGTAACTTGGAAAACTGTTATCTTAGTCCCTATAATGTACTTCAATGTTATCTTGAAAGTACTCTTCAG GTAGGGATTATCCATGAAATAGTTGGAAATGGAGCTGAGGCCGAGGTAGTTTTACAGTGGGGAAAGACTATTTCCTGCTCACAAAGCTTGCCACTATTTGCAGTTGCATTTTGTTCGGTCTTAG GAAAACTGTATCATAAGAAACAGCTTTGGGATTTGGCAGAGAAGGAACTTCAAAGTGCCAACCAATATTTGAAGGCTAGTGCAAAAGATATTTCTTGCGTAAAGTGCAGATTGATGCAGAAAGCAACTGTTAAACTGAATCTTGGTGATTTATACCAAAGCAAATTTTATAGTTCAAGGAGTGCATCTTTGGAGAAATTGTCTTATGCTGAAAGTTTGTACAAATCAGCACTTACCAAGCTAAACCTTTCTGAGTGGCAAAATTCTGTTAGTTGCCCTGGACAAACTGTACTTAAAGAAGTTGGATATTCTGCTGGCAGTATTTCTAGTCATTTTGCGGAAACCAAGGTGGAACCAAAAAGCAAGATAGAAGCTAAAAAGTCTAGGACTAAGAATGCCCGAAAACCAGTGGGGAGGGATCAAGGTTCAGTTCCTGAGTATAATTTGAGGTCAACTCGGTCTAGATGCCAATCTTCTCAGAACCAAAGTGTAAGAGGTACTGGTGTCCAAGTTGGTCATCCAAAACATTTGAAACGAAGCACTGAGTGTGATTCTTCTGATAATTTAAGTAACAATGACTTTCTTTTGGATTTGAAAACTTGTGAGGTTTCATATGGGTCTGACCTAACATGCATTTGCAACAAAATGAGGTGTTGGCATTGTCTTCCCATGGAAGTTATGGAATCTGGGCTACTGAAAAACTTTGTAGATTTGAAATGGGAGTATGTCCGTAGGCGTCTCTCTCTCAGGCTTCTGACAGGATTAG GAAATTGTTTGGAGAATCAAGGTCAAATTCATGAAACAAATGAATTTATCCTGCAAAGCATATTGATTTTAGTCAGCAGGAACCCATTTTGTATAACTACCTCATCGATTCCGTCGACTTCCTTGCTTGATTTAATGGCAAAGGAAATCCCTGGGGATGTGCTTAGTGTTGAGCGTGCAGAAGTACTGTACAGCATATGTTGGCTGTCTTTAAAGATTCGTTCCAAGAATACCAG GGTTATTTTCTCTGATCTGCCTCATATTCATCTACCAAAACTAGTGTCTTGGCTGATGTTAGCTTTTGTGCTCTGCCGTGAAGTTCCTGTACTTTTTCAGAAG GTTTCTAGATTGCTTGCTGCTATATTTTTACTTTCTGCCTCAAGTGAGCTTTTTTCTTTGTCATCTTCTTGCAAAAAGCTCCACGAAAATCATTGGGCTTCTTATTTTCATCAAGCTTCAATTGGCACCCATCTCAATTACCAATTTTTCACGAAAgtatcggagaggtgtaaactcCAACACCTTTTAAACGGTGAG GGGGCACATGTTGCTGGCTCATGCTTGGTATCAGAAACACAGAAATTACATAG GGTCGCTCCAGAGTCAATTCAAGACCTTGAAGAATTTGTGACAGAATTCTTTTCAGGCCTTCCATGCACCACCATCATCTGTATAAGTGTGCTTGGAGGCCCTTATGCTAGTTTGTTACAAGAATTGTTGTGTTTTCCTTCACGCATGCATGCATGGATTCTGGTTTCACGCTTGAACTCTAAGAATCAACCTATCAGTATGCTTCTGCCAGTGGATTCAGTATTAGAAG GAGATTCAGATGATGTTAGTTATACTGGAATAAAGGATTGGCACTGTCCATGGGGTTCCACTGTGGTTGATGATGTAGCTCCAGAGTTTAGATTGATATTGGAGGGGACTCATTCATCATCTGTGAAACATCCTGTACAAGATACAAATGAGAAAAAGCTTAACTGGTGGGTGCAGAGGAAGAATTTTGATCGCCGCCTTGGTAAATTTCTGAA GAACTTGGAAGATTCATGGTTTGGTACTTGGAAACTTGTCCTACTGGGTGAATGGTCAAACTGCAAGCAGTTGGACTTGGTACATAAGAAGCTGGTGCGCAATCTGAAATCCAAATGCAAAATGGAGATAGATGAGAGTCTTTTGAAAGTCATCCTTGGGGGTTCCAAATATGCCTTCGAAGGAGGTGCACGTGTTACACAGCTTTGTCTTAAGAAAGGTTCCTACGTTAGTAAAGTTGGATATTTAGAGGAAGAGAAGTGTATGGCATCATGTAATGATTCTAATGGTGGCGAGAACTTGTCTGAGTTGGCCTCCAAACTAGTTTTAGAAGCAGTGAATGAGCTTGAaggtttacattcttctttaAATATAGAGCCAACAATATTAGTTGTGGACTACGAGGTGCAG ATGCTTCCTTGGGAGAATTTACCAATCCTAAGAAACCAGGAGGTTTATCGCATGCCCTCTGTTGGGAGCATTTCGGCAACAGCCAATAGAAACTACCACAATCAAGATCAAGTTCAGAGTATTGTGACTTCATTTCCTTTGATAGATCCCTTGGATGCCTTTTATCTTTTGAATCCCAGTGGTGATCTAAATTATACACAAAATGAATTTGAGACATGGTTCAGAGATCAAAACTTGGAG GGGAAGGCCGGATGTGCACCTCCTGCTGAAGAATTGGCAGTAGCGTTGAAAAGCCATGATCTATTTATGTATTTTGGCCATGGATGTG GGCAACAATATATTCCTAGACGTGAGATTCAGAGACTGGAACACTGTGCCGCAACTCTCCTTATGGGATGCAGTAGTGGTTCTCTGAAACTGAATGGATGTTATGTTCCACAAGGTACTCCACTATCCTATCTGCTGGCCGGTTCTCCTGTCATTGTCGCCAATTTGTGGGATGTGACGGACAGGGATATTGACCGATTTGCAAAGTCCAtgcttgattcttggttgaaAGCAAGGTCGAGTCCCTGTGTGAGTTGTGCCCAATGCAACAAGAAAGTCACAAAAAAGAAATTGGCCACAAACCTGTCTTGTGAGCATAGGCCAAAGGTTGGATCATTCATGAGCGAAGCACGTAAAACTTGCCAGTTACCTTTCTTGATTGGAGCAGCACCAGTATGCTATGGTGTCCCAACTGGCATATGGAAAAAGGAGTTGTAG